A DNA window from Citrobacter tructae contains the following coding sequences:
- the amtB gene encoding ammonium transporter AmtB produces MKIATMKTGIASLALLPGLAMAAPAVADKADNAFMMICTALVLFMTIPGIALFYGGLIRGKNVLSMLTQVTVTFALVCILWVVYGYSLAFGEGNSFFGNFNWVMLKNIALTAVTGSFYQYIHVAFQGSFACITVGLIVGALAERIRFSAVLIFVVVWLTLSYIPIAHMVWGGGLLASHGALDFAGGTVVHINAAIAGLVGAYLIGKRVGFGKEAFKPHNLPMVFTGTAVLYIGWFGFNAGSAGTANEIAALAFVNTVIATAAAILGWIFGEWALRGKPSLLGACSGAIAGLVGVTPACGYIGVGGALIIGAIAGLAGLWGVTMLKRFLRVDDPCDVFGVHGVCGIVGCILTGVFAASSLGGVGFAEGVTMGHQLLVQLESVAITIVWSGVVAFIGYKLADMTVGLRVPEEQEREGLDVNSHGENAYNA; encoded by the coding sequence ATGAAGATAGCAACGATGAAAACGGGTATCGCTTCACTGGCGCTGCTGCCGGGACTGGCGATGGCAGCGCCGGCCGTCGCGGACAAAGCCGATAACGCCTTTATGATGATATGCACCGCGCTGGTGCTGTTTATGACCATTCCAGGCATTGCGTTGTTCTACGGCGGTTTGATTCGCGGCAAGAACGTCCTGTCGATGCTGACGCAGGTCACGGTGACGTTCGCCCTGGTCTGCATTTTATGGGTGGTTTACGGCTACTCGCTGGCCTTTGGCGAGGGGAATAGCTTCTTCGGCAACTTCAACTGGGTGATGCTGAAAAACATTGCGCTGACGGCGGTAACGGGGAGTTTCTACCAGTACATTCACGTTGCGTTCCAGGGCTCGTTTGCCTGCATCACCGTTGGGCTTATCGTTGGTGCGCTGGCTGAACGTATTCGCTTTTCTGCGGTGCTCATTTTTGTGGTGGTGTGGCTGACGCTGTCTTACATTCCGATTGCGCATATGGTCTGGGGCGGTGGTCTGCTGGCTTCCCATGGCGCGCTGGATTTTGCGGGCGGGACGGTGGTGCATATTAACGCGGCGATCGCTGGGCTGGTTGGCGCTTATCTGATTGGCAAACGCGTCGGTTTTGGCAAAGAAGCCTTTAAACCGCATAACCTGCCGATGGTTTTTACCGGTACTGCCGTTCTCTACATCGGTTGGTTTGGTTTTAACGCTGGTTCTGCGGGCACGGCTAACGAAATCGCGGCACTCGCCTTTGTGAATACCGTGATAGCGACCGCGGCTGCCATCCTCGGCTGGATCTTCGGTGAGTGGGCGCTGCGTGGCAAACCATCGTTACTGGGCGCGTGTTCTGGTGCCATCGCGGGCTTGGTTGGCGTGACGCCTGCTTGTGGTTACATCGGTGTCGGCGGCGCGTTGATCATCGGCGCAATTGCCGGTCTGGCGGGGCTATGGGGCGTGACGATGCTGAAACGTTTTCTGCGCGTTGATGATCCGTGCGATGTGTTCGGAGTGCACGGCGTTTGCGGCATTGTCGGTTGTATCCTGACCGGGGTGTTCGCCGCCAGTTCTCTGGGAGGCGTGGGCTTTGCTGAAGGCGTTACAATGGGGCATCAGCTACTGGTTCAACTGGAAAGTGTGGCGATTACCATCGTCTGGTC